The genomic interval TCCACCAGCAGCGCTTTTAACTCTGGAAGTGCAAGACGTTCTCTCTAAAGGAAAACACCACCAAGTATTTACTCTGCATTTGCTGACAGATCACATTGAGTTACCATGATGCATTAGTTCTTCAGCACCACATGGAACCCTCAGAATCCCAGATCCCCTGAATTATTTATTCCCTATTACAGATTGATGGTCCTACCTAATAACCCTTGATCTGACCCTGTTTCTTTGTCTCCTCCAGAAACTCCTGTATGCAACTTGGCAGCTAAACCACCTATCAGGGCAGTCTACCATCAAGGTCAAAGTCCCCAGTTAATAGGGCACAAATTTAAGTTGAGTGACAGCATTCATGGTAATTAAACTGTTAGTGCAAAGAACAGGTCACATTTCCAACTGCTTCTGGGAACTATGTTTGCTATCAGGAGATGAGGATCAGACCTCCGAGTGCAGTTTTCATCCTGCCACTGACCACGTGGTCTTTGGAAATTTGACATTTaatctctctgtctctctccctctctgctttaGTTTCATCGTCTGTGAAACTAAGACGACATTGCTATTTAGtgccttcatttctgttctggaaATTTCTTACATCCCTAAAGCTTTAAAAAGGCATCTGCAGGattaaaaccaaccaaaaaaacaaacaaacaaaaaaaccacccaaaacccaaacaaataaacttTGTTTGCAACACATTTGCAGACTGACTGGGTGAACTGaaaactttcagttttctttctgcaccAACACGAGCTTTTTTGAATGAGGTCCACAAAATTAACACGtgcagccccctgcccccctcaCCCTTTCCTTGCAACCCAAATCAGTAAAAACTCAgacaaattcagtgaaattttcTGGAGTTTTCTAAAAGTTCAAGAAGCTTCCAACACCCCATGTGACACAGAACCACTGCATCTGAGCACAACGGTTCTGTGCAAATCACTGCTTTGGGGAGGGCTGTGTAACACCATGGGCCAGAACTCCAGTGGACCGGGACTACAACCACAACTCACCAACAACTCAAGGTCATCAGCTGATaatgctgaatttcatttccctttcagaaGAACTTCCCAACAAAGAATCTTCATACTTTCTTTTGAACCACTTTCCCCACAAAGAAGTCCTCCAAAACTTTTGTCCTCCTTTGAAGTTTCAACTACAAAAGACAGGCACTTGTTTACTGAATTAACTCATCAGTGTGAGCTCTAGTTTCCAGATGCAGTCATCCTCCTCTAACCATCTTCTGTCTCTCACCTTAAATGCAAAATGGTTTTGGTTAAGGCTGAAACTTGGCTGAGacaaggaaacttttttttttttttttgttccatgtTTGGACAACATCTGGTCTAATGGGGTGTAAGCCCATGGTTAGGATTCTTAGACAACAGAGTAATACACATTATTGATAACATGCTGAAATTGCTTAGCACATAGCAAACTATATTCCTTTGACACAAATTCTTAGCTCTTTGGTATTGGccagcttctgcttttgtccTGCACAAAAgtatttctgcctgtttctccCATGACAAATGGTGACAACAGAATGTCAATCCAGAGAGCACGAGAGGAAAACAGCCTAACAACTTACTTGGGTCTCCACATTCTGTATCAAAGTTACGGGTAGTTGAGTCCTCTAAGCCTTACAGTCAAAAAGGAAGAATCtcattaaatgttaaaattaaagaagctttagaaaagaaaatgctaattgTGAACCagctggggttttcttttttggaagctAAGACAGAGTACAGCATTCTTAAGCAAGATGATGCAATGGTCTCTCAAAGACTGTCCGTgcccagaggaaaaaaggctgGCACTGTTCTCTAAATGTGTTTACTTCCCTGCAGGCATTGTTTCCTTGCTTGTGTCAAATAGTTTATTGAGCACAGCTAATCAATGTTTCCGCTGACAAGAAAATTGGAACAGTTTATATAGGAAGCCAGTGTTGAAGGGCAAATTTCCCAGTTAACACAGCTTAGAACTGTGGGCCTCATCCACACAAGCATCTTTAGTGAGAAATGAAAACTTGAGAAGACAAtgacatttaataaaaagttacaGGTTTCTTTGGCTAAGTAGATACCTCTGCTGATGAGTTTTTGCCTATGCTACCCCATAGAAACTTCATCTGTACCCTCCTTTGGTAGTGGTCTACTCAAATGCAACAGGGATTTTCAAAGaccattttacttttctggGACAAAGCTTTCTACCTCAGATGCCTTCCTTCTGCATCCTGCCATTGCAGCAGCCTACCTTCTACTTAGAGGCTTATGCCTTGTTTGTTAGCTCTACTCCactgacaaaataatttcaagtcCTTTCCACGTGACATCTGTGCTCCAGACCATCTTCCAACCATCCGGCCAATCTGCTGCTTTGAAGGGagcctttgtttctttcacCTCAATCCTggacataatttttatttccttcgGGAAAAGGTCCTGTGTGGAACTTCAGCTCTACGTAAATGACAGAGAAGTGACATGCCAGTAAGTGACATTTCCTTTTACTAGGGAAACATATTCTAGACCAAAAAAGACATTAAACCCGTTCTAAATGCAACCCTCCTCAATGTTGACAGTCACCTCCAGCAGAGCTTACCTGAACCAGTTCAAGACAGCAGATCGCATGTCACTTGAGTGGACAGCTAATGTGAATTCTCCTTCATTTCTGTCTCTTGATAGTGCAGGTTTATCTACTAGACCTTTCAGAGGAACAGCTCTTACCTATTATCAAAGGCTATTTAGATGCTTTCTGAGAGATCCTGTATTTCATGGTTCCCCATGGAGCTGTTCCTAAGCAATAACCACTCCCACCCATTGGAGACTGAGCATCTCTCTGGAAAACACAGCAATGGCTCCATATGGACGTGACATTAGGAAATTGTTTAGCACATTTTAGTCTCTTCCAGTTAAAAAAGGGGGAGCTACTACAAAACAGATGAATTTCACTGctctttcagatgttttcttagTTGGTTCAGCCCAATTTCTTTATCACAGCCTGAGAAATCCAATGCTCTTGCAAGTCCGTGGTGGCTTTTTTGTAAACACAGGAGCTGTCCAAAAGAGGCCTTGGTAAAAACATAGATCTCCATATCATGCAGCTGCCGGTTGTTTACcaaaaagcaaaggagcaaGTCTTCAAGATATGGAAAACTCTTCAGCCACTGGTGAGTAATTAGAAAGTTACTCTTCATTTATGAATATTATTATTCTGAGTGGATCTCTAAAAAGATCTCCAGAAGAGTATTGTACAATAAGTGCATCAGACAGCTCCGGAAAGTGACTATTAAAACTGTAATAAAggtttcaaactgaaatttggAGCACACAATAATTAGCATGCTGCTTTAACCCCATGCCATTTAAactgaacaaaggaaaaaaaaaatccaccataAACTGCAAAAAAGGTACCACAGCTCTGAAGTCCTGAGCTGAGTAGACACAACACAAACAAACTAAAGCATAATCTTCTTCTCATTTATAATCTCTTATCAAAAAGTTTTCTTTAGGCATGAGCTACAGCAAGACTCCCTACTTTGCAGCTAGTATTTCACATAATGCTTGGCACTATTgcattacatgtttttaaaaaacaggtctcatttttaatttcctgttatTCACTCTCGTGGGAAAAAACAGCTTACTGTTCACGTTGGGCTGGCTTCATCCGCCAAAGCAATCATCATCCTTGAGCAGTGTGGGAAGAACAAAGGCTACCAAGAGATGGATGCTTGTGGTTTTCACCCAGAAGGTGACTGTTGCATGCTAGATGGCCCGGAAAAGATTGAATCTACAATTAATATGAAGACTCTctggaaaaacatttcagtggaaGGGATTGATATAATCTTTTCCAGAGATGCGGGAAGGTAAACATTGCATATCGGGGTCTCACAGTAAAAGCAGAAGTAACTCAATCAACTCATTTAACCTTGAAGAATCTTTGCAATCACTTTTCCTCCAACcaaaattgctttaaagcaAAGTCTTCAGAGGGGCACAAGTAGGAAATTGGgataaatgtaaattttatgtAAAGCAGCCTTCATGAAAAACTACAGCCAGTAGATATTTTTCCATGGATTTGTAAATtctaaaagaaacaagtttCAACATAGCACACCCTGTGATTAACAACCCCAGTAAACCTGAGCTATTAAGAGAGTCAGAAAGCAATACTGACTAGTAGCagattttaatctatttttccCAGCTGGGAGGGatacaaaatgtaaatacatacaCTGAAGACCAGAGCAATTACAGGTACCTTTAGAATGATGTCTGTGATCTCATTATGTGTTTCAGTAGTACTGAAGCAATTTGCTATTATGCTAGTCTTCATTGAAAaggaacacacagaaaacagaaaatgatctcatttaaaaaaaaccaaaaatcttctCATTTTGGCCCTTAATTTCAGGATTTGCGCCTGCAAGTTAGAGGGTAGGGTgataagaaaaaacccaacctccAGATCATGAGATTGTATGACTGACACAAAACCCAGTATTGCAGTAATCTACTAGAATGGCGTGGTTGTAGTTTCCAGTGAGCTGCATTACCTTTCTTATCTCACATTGCTTATAGACGCCTAGAAAAGAATGCttcttatgatttttttttaagttccttcTAGGTAGGTGTCTGAGAAACCAACTATCAGATAAGGAACACGTTTCTCAAACTTGGTTTATTTCAGCATGTCCTTTATTCACTaagcaaatatgtttttaataatttcataaacCAGATTTGGTTTGGCTacttaaagaatatttaaatttaatcaAAGTTTACTGTTACTTAATTcaggtttctggttttgttttgttctgaacaTTGCAGGTATATCTGTGATTATACCTACTACACTTCTCTGTATTACGGCAATGGAAGAGCAGCCTTCATCCATGTGCCTCCACTATCCAAATTGGTAACAGTGGACCTTCTAGGAAAAGCATTACAGACAATTATCTTAGAAATGTTAAAACAGtgtggggaagaaagagagtAAGATGGatcatatatgaaaaaaatggggATTTCTTAGAATGCAGTTCCTTTCTCTCTTAAATGAAGCATATctaaagattatttaaaaaccttACAGAAAGGATTTTATATTCCATGTTGAATGAAATTTCCTTACAAAACCCAAGCACCTGTTGAGATCTTTGTGGTGTAAAAAGcttgagagaaaaaatgaatgaatggcAGCCTGTAGTGCTAACAATGATAAGGTTGCTTCAGATTTAAGAAGGTGTGAAACTggacttaaaacattttagctGCTTAATCCCAGTTCTGATGGTTAGAAAGACATTAATAAAGACTTGCTGAACCAAGACGGGTGCTTACAGCCGTAAGGACATTCAGCATTGGATGGACAGAATAGGAGTTCCCTCAGTCCCTGCCCAAGTCCAGAGAGATCGTTCAGCTGTACAACGTGCCcacataaaaaatgtaaatatgggGGGAAACAAAACACACATACGGATCCTGTTATGTGAAGTGTTATAATTATCTCTTACTGACCTGCTCTAAATGCTGGTTTCCACATCAGAAATGGGCTACGAACCCAGGGTGACTTAAAAGAAAGTGAACAACAAGCTGGAATCCAGCAGGAACTGTAATGCTATTAGTAATTCGGGCTTCAGCTGCCCAAAACCACCGCTTGCCCCAAATGCTCAGTGCCTGTCCCAAAGGAGGATACCGTAGTCCTtccacagagcacagcacaaaGACAATGGTCTTTCAGTAGGACAGGTCACGGCTATTCAGGGGCTTACACATCAAAATCAAAAAGCTAACTTGTCCCAAGAAAGGCAATTGTTGGAAGCCCTGTGCTGTGGCACATTATGTTACTTAAAAAACAGGAACCAAATGAGACCCCAAATTGTAAAACTCTGAATCAGACAGTGACACATTACTTCTGTGTTTCCCCCATGTCTTAAATACAGCTATGTAGAGAAGGACTGTGCCATGAAAGCTGGCAGAGGTTTACCGCACGTCCCCTTTAGCACACGGGGAATGTCAATGCATGCTCTCCTCGATAATCTTGCTAGTACCATGACAGACAAGGACGAGATAAAATTAGcaggtatttttcagaaagagtcACTAGaacaggacagcagcagcttAATCTGGACACCTGGGATTCCTCCAGGGCAACAAAAGCCCTCAAGCATCACATCATTAAAAAGGACAACAGACAAACCTAACAGCACGGGCACATGATGAAGCTTTGGGCCACCGTCGTGCCTTATTTTAGTCAACACTTCGATGACAGAAGTCAGAGGAactggaaatgctgaaataatgcTAGTTTCTTGCCACTGTCTTTTCCAGTGACACTTACAGAAAACTGATAACCACATGCTGGATGGCTGAATGCCTCATCTATGGATTGCTGTAAGGGTAAATAAGcagttttcttcaaataaataaatttccaagaAACGCTTACCTTATTCGATGCAACTACCTACTGCAGAACAGGACTCAAAGTCCCAGCAAGAAAGGGCCCACAAGCTCGGTGTCACTggctgaaaatacttttgattTCAACACAACGCAACAGCAGTACTGACCTCTACTGAGATTTATTCAGAGTAGCTAAATTAAATGCAGCCaaaaagggcagaagaaaaacagagatttaCTCTGAGTTTTCTAACCTGTACTTGCTTTGCATAAGGAGcaacaaaaattcagaaacaggCAAATGCATACAGAATTCTTTTATTTAACTTAAATCATGTAGTACTGAAACTACTAGAAAAAAGCAGAGTAAGAGAAACTAAAGGAGCCTTAGCTTCAGCCATTCAAAATAGacaaagtttcttcttttcataaTGTAAAGAATCCCGAGTATATCGCAATAACAGGAATAAATTCTTACAACAGAatatacaaaaacattttgaaattttttttttttatctactgattcattttaatataaacacaGGAATTTCTTTAGGAATAATTTATACACAGCAAGTCTTTTTATGTAATAAATTGGCCATGttattgtttaattttgtcttaaaaaaatttaaacaagaaaaattggaaaatgttGTATTTGCAACTGCATCCATTCCTTAGCActttctagttttgtttttgtcCCAGAGGTAGACAAACTCTGGCCAATCCTTTCATCTCAAACCTCACTggttcagaaaacagaagagctgatttttaaacagtatcTAAATCACCCTTCAGCAATGTGGTTAGTCAAATTTGGGGGGAGTGAGGGGGAAGGGATCTTCaatattcttaaataaaaataaatagggtCCCTGCCTTGCTCATTTCAACAAAGCTTCAAATGGTGCTCAACATCTTTAGAGGCTGCACACAAACTTTTCAAGTGATAAGAAATCTGCAAAGTTCTTCAATAGTAATTACGAGAACCgtcttccctctttctctaaCGCAGTCGCATCCTTCAAACCACATGGCCACCGTAAAGCAGGTACTGAACAGCACAAGTGAGACTGGGTAGCAGCAAAACCTGTTCTGTTTCCCCGACCAGTGAGGTTCTTGTAATCCGTAAGTTAACTGCCCTAGACAGTAAAGTGAAATGACCAGTTAAGATGATCCCACCCCAACCAGAGGGCTCTGGAAGACCAGGATACTGAAGATACAGAACATTTCCCCAACTCCTTTATTCATTTGCTGTATACTGGGACACAAAGCTTGGGCGGGTAGGGGGAGAGGGACATGCCATGAATTGGACAAGTTAGCGATCCTTTTTGGCATATTGTAAAGCTAGCTAGTAAACTGGTACCATCAAAAAAACCTGATCACATACAGACACACCcatacacagacacagaaaagtgcccttaaattatattttaggCATTTATAAACtacaaacattttataaaattattctaTGTACTTACAAAACacaatgaaacatttaattagTTCTTGTAAACCAGATCTTCGTCAACTGACTACCCGTAATCTACTGGACTTAAAGCCCTATTGAAAATGCTAATGGATTACTAATCAACGAAACgcatacaaaaaaacccccaaaaaaacaaaaaaacacacacgCATATGCACACACACGAACTAGTGATAGTCTTCAGGTACTTGTAAAACAGACCAACTGTAAGTTGAGACCGATTCATACAGACCAATGATAACAACCGTTAAACTCCTGGTAATGAATTTACCACTCCAGTTGGGAAGTCCAGAGGTTTATTTACAAGTACCAACGATCAGAATTGTGATACCTGAGCTCTGATGCTGTCCCACATACCAAGCTCAGGAAACTACCTCAAACTTCTGCCAAGCCCTGTGTCTTTGTAAATACCCATTTCCATATCCTTTTGTTTTCGTGTGTCTCCACACAAACCTTTCTCAATTCTGATTTACCTGGCTGCGCTCAATTTCAGAGGCTGTTCATTGTCTCTGAGCAACCAGTTTCTGAACTGAGGCATCCTTCGAAGCCCTCCTGCCTATTTATAGTTCTGTATCTTCAGCACCCCTGGCCACTAGTGTTGTTTCTACACATCAGTCTTAAATTCTTGTCTGCACAACTACTCATGGGTTAAGTTGCAATATCTGGCTTTTATCACTGGTTAGTAAGGAGTGGATCCCTTGCACCTTCCTCCACTGTTGTTCAGCCCAGTGATTAAATACACTGTTGACAAACAAAATAACAGGAAACAAGTGTTACTTGTATTAATGGAATGAAAAGggtttaaatatatatatatatctatattatAGATATACATATGCAGATatatctatatgtatatatagatatatacgTATGGAGTTATACCAACAATAGGAGTGTTGTTCACTTAGACTCAGATTGTACCAAACACCCCTCAGCAGTTCCCAGAGGACCTGAGAGCAGTTCCATCTGGTGACCAGTTGCCTTGGCAAACTGGgcttgctttcctttgtttttgaaGACTGAGAGGAGCATCAGTGCGAACACGCCTCGAATCATACATCACTTGGAACCAGCTTTAAAGAGCAGAGGCATCACGCTGAGAAAGACTTGGTGCACGCAGGCTGGCCTCACACTTTCCATCACACTCGGCTTCTGCGTCTGCTTTATCACTCCCCCAAAAGAGCATCTTATTTAGTACCACGCAGCTGACACTTCTGTGTTTATGCAGGAGCCACATTCCTTTGCAACCAAACCACCTCCTGTGCCACTGAGCAGCGTGTAAACGCGACTCAGGTGAGAACAATGGCCACGCACTAAAATCAAAGCCACCTGCTCCCCACAGTGACACCAATTCTTTATCCTACTGCATTAAAACATCTTGGTACCATTTGtcaaaatgctggttttcagGGCCGGGTGggcttttggttttaatttataaacaaaCTGGATTACTTTAAGTTTATTCAAACATAGCTGAAGTTCTAAATAAATTTTCCATACCAGACAAGCCAGTGGTCTCAGGGAAGAACAACATTACAAACCATATTATGACTCTATCAAGCCAACATTAATTCTCAGTTGTTCACATGCACAAACGACTTGATTTACTGTCCAAGGGAAGTCTGCATGAAAAACCCATGTGAATAAAGCTATTCAAAATgcacaaaacacaacaaaaaaagctatggaaacagaacaaaaaaggaattaagCTTGAACTGCAAACACAGAACGCAATGGTATCATGAAGGTGGTTtggtccaggagagctgactGTCATCACGCATGCTTACGTGAGGT from Aquila chrysaetos chrysaetos chromosome 5, bAquChr1.4, whole genome shotgun sequence carries:
- the PGPEP1L gene encoding pyroglutamyl-peptidase 1-like protein isoform X1, which encodes MDSNSNVVVVTGFGPFRQYLVNSSWEAVKELSKRGLGKNIDLHIMQLPVVYQKAKEQVFKIWKTLQPLLTVHVGLASSAKAIIILEQCGKNKGYQEMDACGFHPEGDCCMLDGPEKIESTINMKTLWKNISVEGIDIIFSRDAGRYICDYTYYTSLYYGNGRAAFIHVPPLSKLVTVDLLGKALQTIILEMLKQCGEERE
- the PGPEP1L gene encoding pyroglutamyl-peptidase 1-like protein isoform X2; this translates as MDSNSNVVVVTGFGPFRQYLVNSSWEAVKELSKRGLGKNIDLHIMQLPVVYQKAKEQVFKIWKTLQPLLTVHVGLASSAKAIIILEQCGKNKGYQEMDACGFHPEGDCCMLDGPEKIESTINMKTLWKNISVEGIDIIFSRDAGSDTYRKLITTCWMAECLIYGLL